The Osmia bicornis bicornis chromosome 11, iOsmBic2.1, whole genome shotgun sequence genome includes the window aaaataattctattacctagaaaaaagaaaatgaatcatATTTAGACACACTTTTATCTAGATGTTAGATGAATTTCCAATTACCATAGTAGTAAAGGTCTATGGAATAtctaaaaatgaaatgattacCTTGGTGAAATGAAGCGTAGCAAAGAAATAAagggagaaaatgaaaatgaaggaaaCAACAACAAGATGAGCAGAGAACAAAAGCTGCCAAGTCTTTGATCATTTAACTGAGAAGAATAAGATTGGAGGCTGCACCAAGGAAATACCATTGAGTGTAGACGCTCGGTGATAAGTGATCCGTTAACGGACTTACAAACACACGTTTACATCGCGGTATGCTGACGTCAAAGaatttcgttttcttcttAAGCGCAACGAAACGCGCTATCAAACGAATTTCCAGAAATGCTCGCCATCCGTACGTAGATGGAAATCTTCATGTAGTTGACAATGGTTGCCGCATTGTTACACACCGTTCTAATAATACGTTAGAAACCGCAAAACCAGGACAATAACGAAGCACGTGGGAtcaaacgaaacgaaacgatttTTAAGTGTTTTGAACGAAATGTTCgtgtaaaaatgtaaatccACGGAAACTAGAATAATCGATGAATTTACACTCGATTACTGCTGTCAAGCGGTCTCGAAACGCACGAAAGCTTCACAGAAAACAACTTCCTCGAACAATTCTGTTTATCAGTTTgcaattttccaaatattttccCATTCGCGTTTAGGACCGTTTTACTAGGGAATTCACGATAATATGTTTCTGGAGGTAAATTCATCGAGATATACGTTGAATGATGAAAGGAAAGGATCGAGGGAAAGCAAAAGAGCGCTGGGACGCGCAACGAGATCGTTACTCGCGGGGGAGAACTGTCACGCACAAAATGGCCATTCGCCGTTAACAGCTTGGCAGACGAGCCTGGAGGCGGCGCTTTACGTTCTTGCTCGCTCTCTTTCGCCGAATATTGCGACAAAGCGGATACTCTAGTCTCGTTGAATACGTGAAAATCGCTTTTTCCTGTATTTTCGCGTCCatactttttgttttttcaaaCCACAACACAACAGTTGAAAGCGACGAATCTGCCCCACTTCGTCGTACTTCACGGATTACCCTAAAGATGGCGCGACGCGACCCGGTTTTTTTAGCGGTTGTTTGTCAACAGAAATATTTTACGATAATTTATACCTTCAAATTATATCATCTCTATCGTTGATTAGTAAGTAcatgtaattacaatattatctTTCGTTGCATCGAAAGCGAACGATGTAAAAATAGAATCATCTCTAATAACCTTATTGTGTCTCACTGCTGTTATCCTAGGCTAATTTCTGTCTCGATCTTGATTATAGATCTTATTGATATCggattaataaatttcatatttacaCAACTGTATCCAAGATGTATACTTTTCCGAAGATTTTCGAATCTATCCTTGAATTTTTTTTGTCACGATCGTACACAAGTTGACGTTAATACGATATACAAATGGTAGTTATAGGTGAGACAGGCGAGAAGCGAGACAGACGAAAGAAGCGTACAAAAGTAGGCAAGAAAGTGATGAACCACGAGAAAAATAGAGGGGAGAAGTACTGAAACAAGTTATGAATGGACTAAGTTATTATAATGAACCAACGATAGGAAAATTTTACAAGGATAAAATGTGAATGTTTGACCAATATTATCCAAGTACAATTAAACGCTTACCCCTCCCAAATCTTTGATTTTTGATTCTATTTTGGTTGTAGTAGCATGATTCTTTATATccaaataaaatgattttcctTCCAATGGTTTCAAATCTTTCTGTGTGTGACCATCTGAAATGTcacagaaatatattaatgtTACTACGATTGATAGggtgtaatttttaaatattccaaaaaagaaaaatgtaacaGTTTGTGTAAATCAGAGAATAACAATATTTACAATTCTATTCATTCCATATATTTCGATGACACGATTACACGTTCGCGTCACTTCAGTGACGTCAGTGAAGaggcaaaaaaaaatataatgacaAAGAgtcgaaataaaataatgttaaaagaaattaaacaacACAACATTTTATCGGTTAAATGTACAAAGTTATTGCACATATTGAAATTATCCTACGAGTACCAAAACGGTTATAATAACGTAACGGCGCGGAAAAGGGAGGGGAGATTTTCTACCTAAATACATGTTTTGTGAAGTAGGTAAGAGAAAACCGTTTACAGGTTATTTTCatacattagatattaatCATTAGTTTCTATAGAATATATGTGCATATATTAAACATACGTGAATGCTTgcttaatttcttttctctcggTGACTGCTTGTGTTCTTGATGCTGAATTTTGGACGGCGATACCATTCCTATGCTATACACCGCACAGACAGCAacgatatttttctttcactgTATTTTAGTATGTTTAAAACACTTCCCATTCTCACAAATGTACCACATATCGTCACAGATATCTCTCTGCATATTCACCAATTAGATGCATTTGTTTAAGAAACCGTTATTAATTAAGAACAACTTTCATCTTGGTAAAACCACCCAAATTGCTCTCACTGTCTCGACAAACTGAAGTTGTTCACACCCTAGAATCGatgtttcaaaaatatatagaaCATATTTGTAAGGGTAGGCACtacaaaagaaagaaatgtcCCTAGACTCgtcgaattttttttaaataaatacctTGGAAACTTGGAAATTTACACTACACTATCTGTTTACATCTatgaatttgttgaaattataatcaaattataatatttatttcacaCAGTGTTACCATATGTTTGTTTATATACGTATGTATCTATTGTGATAGATCTTAAGTGAATACATCTAGTTGAATTGATATAGATCTGTAGCATTTTATGAAATGTGCTGCATATTTCATCATTACACAAGTACTTTCTGTTATAAAACAGGAAAATTACTCATTACATTAGCATAGCTTTGTTTTTAAAGTTGGTAAGGAAACACTGAAGTTTTTTTACCTTATTATTACATACAAGGTTTCATCTATTATCTGATttagatttattatttcatatgaTGCTCTTATCTAGCAGCTTATCTAAAATTCAATAAGAAACCAAGATAAATAATAGTATTTCATTTAACTGTTAGTAAAGATTATAGTTCTATAATTTTGTTGGAGGTATTCAAAGTATTATTTATGTGAACTTTAATTAAACTATTGAActtcttatttaatttactgttttgttagaataaattttgcatataGTGCAAGAATATGGATACATTTCCTACGCAAAGGTACGAACCAAAGATTGAAAGTTTTGATACATGCATGATTGATGCTACAAATCAACAGCGAGAGATATCTCAAGCAGTAAGCAGACAAGTATCCTCTCAAGCAATTGAAgttgaaaatcaagaaaatcaTGAGACTTCAAATTTACATCAAcatcaacaacaacaacaacaacaacaacaacaacaacagcagcagcagcaacaaaaTCAACAGGATCAGCCTAATGAAATGTCACAGATACAATCAAATACTCAACAAAGTATGACTCTAACTCCAATTCGATTACCAGCCATTCTTGATGGAGAATTCTTTACAGTAATTAGAGTAGAAGATACTAATGTAACAGTCCGCTGTTTACAGTGCCAAAAGCACttaaatggaaatttaaaatctACAGGAAACTTTTTAAGTCATATTAAAGTAAGATGTATTTGCTTTTGAAGCATTTTAATGTTAACATAATTATTTTGTGTTCATTAATTAAAGTATTCTGCAGAGAGTACATCCTTTTATGGTTGAGAAAATTAAGTGTAAGTCAAATCAAAGAAAACCTGCCATGGTGTACATTGATTTATCAGCTGCTAAATATCCAAAAATAGTAAGAACAAAAAGAGGATATAGGAAATGTTATAAGACAGTAAGTGCACTATTTATGatcttaatttttaaaaaacagatgtaattttattctaatctaaacattaatatttatctAGGATGAATGTCAACTAGGAAATGAAGAAACTTTTGATCAGTCTAATGAATGGACTGAATCTCCATTAAATCATAAACATAAGTCAGACATTGAATCTCCTGATCTCTTGAAAATATCACATAATAATTCATTTGTAGTGGAAGATGAATTTGATGCAATTGGACGAAATGTTGCTGCAAAACTTAGAAATATGAGATTAGACCAAAGAATTATAGCTgaaaagttattaaatgatatctTGTTTGAAGCACAATTAGGAAATCTTCATAGAGATTCTAATATACATGTGTGAGAATTACATTCTCTTAACTAAAGAAGACATATGTGTGTAAGTAAGCAATGTGAATATAACTGAATAGGTGTATGATAAGGCTCATGTTATTTACCAaatcaaatttattaatacatctctattaatgttattatatcACTTTAATCATAGTGATTTTAAAGtgtttttaaaattaagaagtcagatataaataatgtgatatattttacatatatattttttagtttATATTCTGTATATCGTACGTAagtcatttttaataaattcctACTCAAAATTATCTTCAGAGATGAAAACATAGATAAAAAGataaacatattttaatacttgtaagtatttaaataagtatttacaaatatttcagtatgtatatacattacatactgtaatatgtatatttatataatatatatatatatatatgtatataatactgtaaatattatataagtataaaatttataaataaggAAGAATGCTGCCGAATATAGTTATTGTTGGAAcattttctataaatatttaatacaaataGCTACCTGTAATATATAACATTGTatgaaaaatacatttttaatattaagatttaataattaatatcagtccttaatgtttcatttaacatttaaaaattgtaattataatttgtcattacacgaattattttatttcttattaccGTGCAATAAGAGTAATAATTAGTCTTATTACCATGTAATATTTCTCTATTATATCTACTTTTACTTTCTATATAACATGATAATGAAAACAATTCATATAAATATGCAAAAAAATAGTATCAATACATGATACAGAAACAGATTAAAGCATTTGTATAATCACAACTCAATGAACTTATTACCACGAAAAAATTTTATGCGTTTGTCAACTGGTATATACCCTATGTTTCTttggttttaataaagtacagTAAATAATGGTTGATGAAATACATAGCGACATACTTCCGAAAATTACGTAAAATATATAAGTATACCAAAATCCATCCCAGTCTGCATTGAAATACCAAGTTAATGTCAGACACGTGTTTTGTACTAATACAAAGATATAATATGGCAATACCCATTTGTCTGcatatttaaatttgattCTATATTCAATTAAACTAATTATATAAACTAATCCCAACCACAAATTAACGAAAAAGGTAATAATGTCataatattttacataataaaaGAGATATATCAACATTACAATATAATGTACACCAAGAACAATGGCTAAGTATAATggataaaattcattaaatacaGCAATAGCGAGTATGCGGGCTAGAATGAAAAAGAACCACCATAGAAAGCATAAAAATTTGCCAACAGGATCATCTTCTTCTAAACCTTTTTTCGAATATCTTCGTTGCGGAACTCTTAAATTTTGTGTGCTATCTTTGTCAGTGATTTCTGTACCAGACAATGatttaataaatgtttcaGATTCCTGATGTTCTGTAACTGTACAAATAGAGTCTGGTCTTGGTGGAGCTGGTACATCTGGTACAAGCAAAGGTGCAACTGTAGTAATTCCACGTAAAGGAGTCGGAGGTGGTATAATTTGTACATTTTTTGGTGGTAAAGGAGGTGTTACAGACACTTGACGATCTAAAGGAACGTGAGAACCTGATTGttctatttcttcattttcaagttttatagattcattttgattttcaGAATCTTGTATTGCTTCATTTACATGCGCAGTAGTTTCTTCTTTTACATTGCATGATTTTAGAGGAGTCTTTTCTTCAAGATCACAAATTTCCTATTTATTATAAgagttaaattaatatttaaacaaataacaTATAATCATATAATGTCTTATACTCAAGTACCTGAacacaatatttttttaaccacATTGCCCATGGTAATTTTCTACCATTAATGCGTTGACTTTCAAATCTTTGAAAAGAGGTAGTTTGAACAGCAAGTATCACAACAGACATAAGAATAGAAATCACCTTTACAACAACTGTAAAAACGTTTttggtatttttatatttatagttCAATTACAATTAAGTTCTGTGTAACATGATAAAGTACCTGATTGATGACTTTGGTGGAGAGATCCTTCACGAAAAAGCAaatgtatttgaaaaatagcTTGAGGAGCAGCTTGAAACCATgcttgtaaaaaaaaatataattctataGCTGCAGGAGCAGCTGCTAGGTTTAGAGTCTTTGTTCTCTCTGTCCCTGTTAAAATAATAGCATCTATACATAGTACCATGAGTCCTGCGTACCTAATAAAGAATTACAAAtcatattaataatgatttttaacATTAGAGTTAATTCTAAGCATTAAGTAATAATACCTgtaaagagagaagaaaacaAAACCAATCAGCTGACAAAATTGAAGGCAAAACCAACCAAATATGCCCTTTGTCAATTTATCATCATCTGTCATCCACCAATCTGGTCTTGAAACAGTTAACATAAAGTATGCAATTGCAGGTGCATACATGAAACCAATAGTACAATATCCCCATACTGGATTATTTTCTCTAAAATGTTGCTCGGCAACTACTAAGTCAGCAGAGAAATGAATTATATATATCATACAAGAGATTAATGTTGGGATCAAGAAAACCAGATAAATCTGTTCAGTTGATTTCAAAGGAATTTGTAAAAAACGAGTTGATTTTTTTTCACAAACTGAATCTAAATTGTTTGCCATCTTTTGAGACTAGACAAATTTTGTctatcttttcatttttctttcttttatctttttcaataataatactgTCTAAAATATCCTGAAATTATCTCGTAATTgcctgaaaaataaaatttttgtatcaaaatatatattaagTTCAAAGGATAacttttcttaatattttttttgttttttttttattggaaaaacatAGACGgaaatttatattcaaatataaatatttaaatatttaaacgaattaaataaattatttattacaaactTAAATACATTACCTAAATAGTGTTGAAAACTAATCGTCCTTTCATTcacaagaaaattaaataattttttaaaagaattctTTATCACTGGATCATATTATTCTAAATTACTGTACGAAGAATTACTTTTTATCAGATAAATCACGAATAAAATGCAAAACTGTTGACACAAATGATCTAAAAATGGTAAGGATAAATTATCCTTATCACGTTCTATTTAATACACGATATCAAAAGTTAGATATAAACCAAATTCCATGAAGAAAG containing:
- the LOC114878811 gene encoding probable E3 ubiquitin-protein ligase bre1, with translation MDTFPTQRYEPKIESFDTCMIDATNQQREISQAVSRQVSSQAIEVENQENHETSNLHQHQQQQQQQQQQQQQQQQQNQQDQPNEMSQIQSNTQQSMTLTPIRLPAILDGEFFTVIRVEDTNVTVRCLQCQKHLNGNLKSTGNFLSHIKRVHPFMVEKIKCKSNQRKPAMVYIDLSAAKYPKIVRTKRGYRKCYKTDECQLGNEETFDQSNEWTESPLNHKHKSDIESPDLLKISHNNSFVVEDEFDAIGRNVAAKLRNMRLDQRIIAEKLLNDILFEAQLGNLHRDSNIHV
- the LOC114878810 gene encoding uncharacterized protein LOC114878810, producing MANNLDSVCEKKSTRFLQIPLKSTEQIYLVFLIPTLISCMIYIIHFSADLVVAEQHFRENNPVWGYCTIGFMYAPAIAYFMLTVSRPDWWMTDDDKLTKGIFGWFCLQFCQLIGFVFFSLYRYAGLMVLCIDAIILTGTERTKTLNLAAAPAAIELYFFLQAWFQAAPQAIFQIHLLFREGSLHQSHQSVVVKVISILMSVVILAVQTTSFQRFESQRINGRKLPWAMWLKKYCVQEICDLEEKTPLKSCNVKEETTAHVNEAIQDSENQNESIKLENEEIEQSGSHVPLDRQVSVTPPLPPKNVQIIPPPTPLRGITTVAPLLVPDVPAPPRPDSICTVTEHQESETFIKSLSGTEITDKDSTQNLRVPQRRYSKKGLEEDDPVGKFLCFLWWFFFILARILAIAVFNEFYPLYLAIVLGVHYIVMLIYLFYYVKYYDIITFFVNLWLGLVYIISLIEYRIKFKYADKWVLPYYIFVLVQNTCLTLTWYFNADWDGFWYTYIFYVIFGSMSLCISSTIIYCTLLKPKKHRVYTS